In the Arthrobacter sp. 31Y genome, one interval contains:
- a CDS encoding exonuclease SbcCD subunit D, whose translation MRLLHTSDWHLGRSFHGVGMLDAQRDFVDQLVALVESKSVDVVLIAGDVYDRALPGLDVVKLLDDALVRITQAGASVVLTSGNHDSAIRLGFASRLLERGGVYLRTQVEELDVPVLFPMGTDGHGADRAGNVQVAIYGIPYLEPRLVAERLGAENANHFDVTLAAVERIRTDVEKRRASGPVYPVVLGHTFASGGITSESERDLSIGGLGAVPLDLFEDFTYTALGHLHGRQELAPNVRYSGSPLAYSFSEAKHHKGAWLVDLDADGVIAVEEILWDAPKALATLRGTLEDLLGGEEHAWAESAYCQVTLTDAQRPAQAMERVRARFPDTLVLSFDPQGAEARTATSYSNRLAAAQDDLGVCCGFLEHVRDRGANDAEEAALREALEAVRVQEAGL comes from the coding sequence ATGCGGTTACTTCACACTTCCGATTGGCATCTTGGCCGGTCATTCCACGGCGTTGGCATGCTTGATGCCCAACGAGACTTCGTGGACCAGCTGGTAGCGCTGGTGGAATCGAAATCCGTTGACGTCGTGCTGATAGCCGGAGACGTCTACGATCGCGCTTTGCCGGGACTGGATGTGGTCAAGCTCCTCGATGACGCTCTGGTGCGGATCACGCAGGCAGGGGCCAGCGTGGTCTTGACCAGCGGCAACCACGACTCCGCGATCAGGTTGGGCTTCGCTTCCCGCTTGCTGGAGCGCGGGGGAGTCTACCTCAGGACGCAGGTGGAGGAACTTGACGTACCAGTGCTGTTTCCCATGGGAACCGATGGACACGGCGCGGACCGCGCAGGGAACGTCCAAGTGGCTATCTACGGCATCCCCTATCTTGAACCCCGGCTCGTCGCGGAACGGTTGGGCGCTGAGAACGCCAACCATTTTGATGTCACCTTGGCAGCGGTGGAGCGGATCCGGACGGATGTTGAGAAGCGCCGCGCATCAGGACCCGTGTATCCGGTAGTCCTTGGGCACACCTTCGCCAGTGGCGGCATTACTTCAGAGAGCGAACGGGATCTGAGCATCGGTGGCCTGGGCGCGGTTCCACTGGATCTCTTCGAAGACTTCACGTACACCGCACTCGGTCACCTCCACGGGCGGCAGGAGCTGGCACCCAATGTCCGCTATTCCGGTTCTCCCTTGGCTTATTCATTCTCGGAAGCCAAGCATCATAAAGGTGCCTGGCTGGTGGATCTTGACGCCGACGGCGTGATCGCAGTTGAGGAAATTTTGTGGGATGCCCCCAAAGCGCTGGCCACGTTGCGCGGGACGCTGGAGGATCTGCTGGGCGGCGAAGAGCACGCTTGGGCAGAGAGTGCCTATTGCCAGGTAACCCTCACGGACGCGCAACGTCCTGCGCAGGCCATGGAGAGGGTCCGGGCTCGATTCCCGGACACCCTGGTTCTCTCCTTCGATCCCCAAGGTGCTGAAGCGCGGACGGCCACCAGTTACAGCAATCGCCTCGCGGCGGCACAAGATGACCTCGGAGTCTGCTGTGGCTTCCTGGAACATGTCAGGGACCGCGGCGCAAACGATGCTGAAGAAGCCGCCCTGCGCGAAGCACTTGAAGCAGTCCGGGTGCAGGAGGCCGGGCTGTGA
- a CDS encoding MIP/aquaporin family protein, with translation MTSPVQATPEPQPGLVARLSAEALGSMFVVVVAVGVGIFSNPGAAPLPVALATGLAVTAAMLAFGYVSGGHFNPVITLGNLIAGRIRAVAALGYLAAQIIGSVVGAALIYFVVSTVPVLTDARAAFDVVSPGFGEHAAAQTQLAGVLLVEVLGAALIVAVFLGATAGRRAVPAMAPFAVGLSTAVLLQLGQVLGNLPFNPARATAQAFFSSPWALEGLWLFWVAPLMGAALAGLAFRGFQGLSSAAVAGPEDFKVGSDGVNDSFDAIDEPVEDADVSDAEVKEAAVKPDIASPRAVPAAPVNDDARDFFDGKKGK, from the coding sequence ATGACCTCACCTGTACAGGCCACGCCCGAACCCCAACCGGGACTTGTTGCCCGGCTGTCGGCTGAAGCTTTGGGATCGATGTTCGTTGTTGTTGTCGCGGTGGGAGTCGGGATTTTCTCGAATCCTGGTGCCGCCCCCTTGCCTGTTGCTCTTGCGACCGGCCTTGCCGTGACAGCAGCCATGCTGGCCTTTGGCTATGTCTCGGGAGGTCACTTCAACCCTGTGATCACCCTGGGCAATCTGATCGCCGGCCGAATCCGGGCTGTGGCGGCGTTGGGCTATCTGGCGGCGCAAATCATCGGCAGTGTGGTTGGTGCTGCGTTGATCTACTTTGTGGTGAGCACGGTGCCGGTCCTTACTGACGCCAGGGCCGCGTTCGACGTCGTGTCGCCGGGCTTTGGCGAACACGCTGCCGCCCAAACACAGCTGGCCGGAGTTCTGTTGGTCGAAGTCCTGGGTGCGGCGCTCATTGTGGCTGTGTTCCTTGGCGCGACAGCGGGCCGCCGGGCCGTACCTGCCATGGCGCCCTTCGCAGTGGGCTTGTCAACGGCTGTTCTGCTTCAGCTCGGACAGGTACTGGGAAACCTTCCCTTCAACCCTGCGCGGGCAACAGCCCAAGCATTCTTCAGCTCGCCCTGGGCACTTGAGGGCCTGTGGCTCTTCTGGGTGGCCCCGCTGATGGGTGCCGCTCTTGCCGGCCTTGCCTTCCGTGGTTTCCAGGGCCTGTCATCGGCTGCGGTCGCCGGGCCTGAGGACTTCAAGGTGGGCAGCGATGGGGTGAACGACTCCTTCGATGCCATCGACGAGCCGGTTGAGGACGCTGATGTCAGCGACGCCGAGGTTAAGGAAGCCGCTGTGAAGCCGGACATCGCCTCACCCCGGGCTGTGCCGGCTGCGCCGGTCAATGATGATGCCCGGGACTTCTTCGACGGTAAAAAGGGCAAATAA
- a CDS encoding DUF202 domain-containing protein, protein MEVRDPGLQPERTTLAWRRTLISLVVVDLFIWRSWLTSEPSTGNLVAVLPGLDYQGICALMAAAATIVLASVVWVRSRQLHAGNEAASARLVLVSTMAVVGLGATAIAAIALGG, encoded by the coding sequence ATGGAAGTCCGCGATCCCGGGTTGCAACCTGAGCGCACCACCTTGGCATGGCGCCGGACGCTGATCTCCCTGGTAGTGGTGGACCTCTTCATTTGGCGGAGTTGGCTGACATCCGAACCCTCCACCGGCAACCTCGTGGCAGTCCTGCCCGGGCTCGATTACCAAGGGATCTGCGCTCTCATGGCAGCCGCGGCCACCATCGTGCTGGCTTCGGTGGTGTGGGTTCGCTCACGCCAACTCCACGCAGGCAACGAGGCAGCATCGGCCAGGCTCGTGCTGGTCAGCACGATGGCCGTGGTGGGACTCGGTGCCACAGCCATCGCCGCCATCGCCCTTGGCGGATAA